A region from the Nostoc sp. HK-01 genome encodes:
- a CDS encoding adenylate/guanylate cyclase: protein MTVHQRGVGETADLIIGVHNQENQQLQPNSAPVGALARRKGTISTFLAPLTQDTFKQVVTEVEHKLQIVHQTLSMLDSHGFETILQEMLQSITLKTGELLGADRTTIFLLDEEKQELWSIVAAGEGDRSLEIRIPADKGIAGEVATLKQVVNIPFDFYNDPRSIFAQAQEKVTGYRTYTMLALPLLNEQGQLVAVVQLLNKLKSIHDIHAPLGERIDTKGFTHSDEQLFQEFAPSIRLILESSRSFYMATQKQRAAAALMKAIKSLSQSSLDLEDTLKRVMDEAKELMNADRSTLWLIDRDRHELWTKITQDDGSTRELRVHIGKGFAGMVAVSGKTLNIPFDLYDHQDSETAKHIDQQNGYRTCSLLCMPVFNADQELIGVTQLVNKKKSGDFPPYNPVTWPKAPECFQASFDRNDEDFMEAFNIQAGVALQNAQLFATVKQQEQMQRDILRSLSNGVISTDKSGCIIAANESAKRLLGIETEERLEGKLINEAIAIKEGDFSKWFQDALHGDDIKRRQQYYPDRTLISTGSETEQHSINLSINSIADVSDQQQVRGALVVMEDISDEKRLKSTMYRYMTQELAEELLKLDDAKLGGDRKEVSILFSDIRGYTTLTENLEAEEVVSMLNEYFESMVEAVFKHKGTLDKYIGDAIMAVFGSPLPLEEHAWMAVQTSVEMRHRLHEFNQRRYAANKPRINIGIGINSDTVISGNIGSSKRMEFTAIGDGVNLGSRLESVSKQYGCDIILSDNTFKPCQEYIWARELDYIRVKGRNEPVSIYELVGLRTDPIPSDKLQVIEHYHKGREYYLKREFTYARAEFAKVLAYDNQDKAAMLHLLRCQHWLQSPPTEFDWDDGVWTFNEK from the coding sequence ATGACAGTGCATCAACGTGGTGTTGGGGAGACCGCTGATTTAATTATTGGTGTTCACAACCAAGAAAATCAACAATTACAACCCAATTCTGCTCCTGTGGGTGCTCTTGCCAGAAGAAAAGGCACTATTTCTACTTTTCTTGCTCCCCTGACTCAGGATACTTTTAAACAAGTTGTGACTGAAGTCGAGCATAAGTTACAGATTGTCCATCAAACCCTGTCAATGTTGGATTCTCACGGGTTTGAAACAATTCTGCAAGAAATGTTGCAGTCAATTACCTTAAAAACTGGGGAATTATTAGGAGCAGACCGGACAACTATATTTTTATTAGATGAAGAAAAACAAGAACTGTGGTCGATTGTGGCTGCGGGAGAAGGCGATCGCTCATTAGAAATTCGCATCCCCGCCGATAAAGGGATTGCGGGTGAAGTCGCTACATTAAAACAAGTAGTTAATATTCCCTTTGATTTTTATAACGATCCCCGTTCGATATTTGCCCAAGCACAAGAAAAAGTTACTGGCTACCGTACCTATACAATGCTGGCTTTGCCACTGTTAAATGAACAAGGGCAGTTAGTGGCAGTAGTACAGTTACTCAATAAATTAAAGTCAATACATGATATCCATGCACCACTAGGCGAGCGAATTGATACCAAAGGTTTTACACACAGCGACGAACAGTTATTTCAGGAATTTGCGCCTTCGATTCGCTTGATTTTAGAATCATCGCGCTCTTTTTATATGGCGACGCAAAAACAAAGAGCAGCGGCGGCGTTGATGAAAGCGATTAAGTCTTTGAGTCAAAGCAGTCTGGACTTAGAAGATACCCTGAAGCGGGTAATGGACGAAGCCAAAGAACTGATGAACGCCGATCGCAGTACCTTGTGGTTAATAGATCGCGATCGCCATGAATTGTGGACGAAAATTACTCAAGATGACGGTTCAACCAGGGAATTACGCGTACATATCGGTAAAGGTTTTGCGGGTATGGTCGCTGTCTCTGGCAAAACACTGAATATTCCTTTTGATTTGTACGATCATCAAGACTCGGAAACAGCCAAACACATTGACCAACAAAATGGTTATCGTACCTGTAGTTTATTGTGTATGCCAGTGTTTAACGCCGATCAAGAATTGATTGGTGTGACACAACTGGTAAATAAAAAGAAATCTGGGGATTTTCCGCCTTATAACCCGGTAACTTGGCCGAAAGCACCTGAATGCTTCCAAGCTAGTTTTGACCGCAACGACGAAGATTTCATGGAAGCTTTTAATATTCAAGCGGGTGTGGCGCTGCAAAATGCTCAACTGTTTGCCACAGTTAAGCAACAAGAACAAATGCAGCGGGATATTTTGCGTAGTCTGTCTAACGGTGTAATTTCTACAGATAAATCAGGTTGTATTATTGCTGCTAATGAAAGTGCAAAACGCTTGCTAGGTATAGAAACAGAAGAACGTTTAGAAGGTAAATTAATTAATGAAGCGATCGCCATTAAAGAAGGCGACTTTAGCAAATGGTTTCAAGATGCCTTACATGGAGATGATATCAAACGCCGCCAGCAATATTATCCTGACCGCACACTCATAAGTACTGGTAGCGAAACAGAACAACACAGTATTAATTTATCAATTAATTCCATTGCTGATGTTAGCGACCAACAACAAGTACGCGGCGCGTTGGTGGTGATGGAAGACATTAGTGATGAGAAACGCCTCAAGAGTACTATGTACCGCTATATGACGCAAGAATTAGCGGAAGAATTACTCAAATTAGATGATGCCAAACTAGGAGGCGATCGCAAAGAAGTTTCCATTTTATTCTCTGATATTCGCGGTTACACCACTTTGACAGAAAATTTGGAAGCGGAAGAAGTGGTGAGTATGCTAAATGAATATTTTGAGTCAATGGTAGAAGCCGTTTTTAAACACAAAGGCACTCTTGATAAATATATCGGTGATGCCATAATGGCTGTGTTTGGTTCTCCGCTCCCCTTAGAAGAACACGCTTGGATGGCAGTACAAACATCCGTAGAAATGCGCCATCGCCTGCACGAATTTAACCAACGTCGCTACGCTGCGAATAAACCCAGAATTAATATTGGCATTGGGATCAATTCTGATACAGTCATTAGTGGCAACATTGGCTCAAGTAAGCGGATGGAATTTACCGCCATTGGTGATGGTGTTAACCTCGGTTCCCGCTTAGAAAGTGTCAGCAAACAATACGGTTGTGACATTATTCTGAGTGATAACACTTTTAAACCATGCCAAGAATATATTTGGGCAAGAGAACTAGATTACATTCGCGTTAAAGGTAGAAACGAGCCAGTATCTATATATGAATTAGTGGGTTTACGTACTGACCCAATTCCTAGTGACAAATTGCAAGTTATTGAACACTATCACAAAGGGCGTGAATATTACCTCAAGCGTGAGTTTACTTATGCTAGGGCTGAATTTGCCAAGGTTTTAGCTTATGACAACCAAGATAAAGCCGCGATGTTACATCTTTTGCGTTGTCAGCATTGGCTACAATCACCACCAACTGAATTCGATTGGGATGACGGTGTTTGGACATTTAATGAGAAGTAA
- a CDS encoding cell envelope-related transcriptional attenuator gives MTSQRTSAEENHSKTPNLKGRKSINPKSGRWLWFWVGMSGIAMVSAMAGALLAVSLTSTPLQQADLSPQEEAVFDSDAIAGGGLRFSELTRPVNLLVMGMSVLPPDVQNPPADTKNLRYLPQVNSFDGLSDVMLLVKFDPETKKIVMLSVPRDTRTEIEGHGTRKINAANVEGGPALTAKTVSNLLGGVGIDRYIRINVLGVAKLIDALGGVTVYVPKDMKYQDDSQHLYINLKAGKQHLNGEQTLQLLRFRHDELGDIGRIQRQQMVIRALTDQSLNPATLTQLPKILNVVKEHIDTNLTVEELVALFGFSVRTNRSNMQMLMLPGRFSEKGEYDASYWLPSKNGIAKLMAKQFGLQSNAENTETQQVNDPGSVRIAIQDSTGSDRATLRPLIRALERSGYRNIYVSKPWSEPLEVTHIVAQQGDGNSAESIRDVLGIGEVRVESTGTLDSDVSIQVGKDWLQHQMPLNDSSQSSY, from the coding sequence GTGACCAGTCAAAGAACTTCGGCGGAAGAAAACCACTCAAAAACACCCAACTTAAAGGGCAGAAAGTCAATAAACCCTAAATCGGGACGTTGGTTGTGGTTCTGGGTGGGTATGAGTGGTATTGCAATGGTGTCAGCAATGGCAGGAGCTTTGTTGGCAGTTTCTTTAACCAGTACGCCATTGCAACAAGCCGACCTCAGTCCTCAAGAAGAAGCTGTCTTTGATAGCGATGCGATCGCCGGTGGTGGATTGCGCTTTTCGGAATTAACTCGCCCTGTGAATCTTTTGGTGATGGGGATGAGTGTACTACCACCAGATGTCCAAAATCCTCCCGCTGATACGAAAAATCTTCGCTACTTGCCGCAGGTCAATTCTTTTGATGGTCTCTCTGATGTGATGTTGTTGGTCAAATTTGACCCAGAGACGAAAAAAATAGTTATGCTCTCTGTTCCTAGAGATACCCGCACAGAAATTGAAGGGCATGGGACAAGAAAAATTAATGCTGCCAATGTCGAAGGCGGCCCAGCATTAACAGCCAAAACTGTCAGCAATCTTTTGGGCGGCGTTGGTATTGACCGTTATATTCGGATTAACGTTCTGGGAGTTGCTAAACTCATTGATGCTTTGGGTGGCGTTACAGTCTATGTCCCCAAAGATATGAAATACCAAGATGATTCTCAGCATCTATATATTAATTTAAAAGCAGGCAAACAGCATCTTAACGGAGAGCAAACGCTGCAATTACTCCGTTTTCGTCATGATGAATTAGGAGATATCGGCCGGATTCAACGCCAGCAAATGGTAATCCGCGCTTTAACTGACCAAAGTCTTAACCCTGCTACCCTGACTCAATTACCCAAAATTCTGAATGTTGTCAAAGAACACATTGATACTAATTTGACAGTTGAAGAATTAGTGGCTTTATTCGGTTTTAGTGTGCGGACTAATCGCTCTAATATGCAGATGTTAATGCTGCCAGGTCGTTTTAGCGAGAAAGGCGAGTATGATGCCAGCTATTGGTTGCCCAGCAAAAATGGGATTGCCAAACTCATGGCTAAACAATTTGGCTTACAATCAAACGCTGAAAATACCGAAACTCAGCAAGTGAATGATCCTGGTTCTGTGAGGATAGCAATTCAAGATAGTACAGGTAGCGATCGCGCCACCCTGCGACCTTTAATTCGCGCTTTGGAAAGGTCTGGATATCGTAATATTTACGTGTCTAAACCTTGGAGTGAACCTTTAGAAGTAACTCACATTGTGGCTCAACAGGGAGACGGCAATAGTGCTGAATCAATTCGAGATGTTTTGGGAATAGGTGAAGTGCGCGTTGAAAGCACTGGTACTCTGGATTCTGATGTCAGCATCCAAGTGGGCAAAGATTGGTTGCAACACCAAATGCCTTTGAATGATTCTAGTCAGTCTTCTTATTAA